The Prevotella herbatica genome contains the following window.
TTCTCAACCGAAATAAAGGCTGAGTTCAAGGATGACGAGCAACGCGACGTTGTTGTCGCAGGCCGTATGATGAGCCGCCGTATTATGGGTAAGGCTAGTTTTGCGGAGATACAAGATAGCAAAGGACGTATACAAGTTTATATTTCTCGTGACGATATTTGTCCTGACGAGGATAAAGACTTATACAACAAAGTCTTCAAGAAATTGATGGATATCGGTGACTTCATCGGTATCAAAGGTTTTGTATTCAAGACACAGACTGGCGAAATCAGTATTCATGCAAAGGAAATCACTATTCTAAGCAAGAGTTTGAAGCCCCTGCCTATCGTTAAATATAAAGACGGTGTGGCTTATGACAAATTTGACGATCCTGAACTTCGTGCACGTCAGCGCTATGTTGACCTTATTGTTAACGATGGTGTAAAAGACACTTTCTTGAAACGTGCAACAGTATTGCGTACAATGCGCAATTTCTTCGACAACCATGGTTATACCGAGGTTGAAACTCCAACATTGCAAAGTATTGCCGGAGGTGCAAGCGCACGTCCATTTATAACACATTTCAACGCACTTAACGTTGATATGTATATGCGTATCGCCACAGAACTTTATTTGAAACGCCTCATCGTTGGTGGTTTCGAGGGCGTTTACGAAATAGGAAAGAACTTCCGTAACGAGGGTATGGACAAATACCATAATCCTGAGTTCACATGTATGGAACTTTATGTTCAGTACAAAGACTACAACTGGATGATGACGTTTACAGAGGAGTTGCTTGAAACAATATGCAAGGCTGTAAACAATGGTTCTACTGAGGTAAAGAACGGCGAGAATATGATTAGCTTTAAGGCTCCATTCCGTCGTCTCCCTATCCTTGACGCTATAAAAGAAAAGACTGGTTTTGACCTTTCAGAGAAGAACGAAGATGAAATTCGCAAGATTGCTATCGAAGACTTGAAGATGGAAAGCATCGACGAGAGCTTCGGCAAGGGCAAACTTATTGATGAGATTTTCGGAGAGTTCTGCGAAGGCACATTCATTCAGCCAACATTCATAACGGACTATCCTGTAGAGATGAGTCCGCTTACTAAGATGCACCGCTCAAAGCCAGGGCTTACAGAGCGTTTTGAACTTATGGTAAACGGTAAGGAACTTGCTAACGCATATTCTGAGCTTAACGACCCTATTGATCAGGAAGAGAGATTTAAGGACCAGATGGCACTTGCCGACAAGGGTGATGACGAGGCGATGATTATTGATCAGGACTTCTTGCGTTCATTGCAATACGGTATGCCTCCAACATCAGGTATCGGTATCGGTATTGACCGTCTTTGTATGCTGATGATTGGTAAAGAGAATATTCAAGAGATTATGCTGTTCCCACAGATGAAGCCAGAGGCTAAGATGCCACAGAGCTCTATCAAGGAATGGGCTGAAATCGGTGTAGCAGAAGATTGGGGTTACGTAATGCGTAAAGCAGGATTCAACCTTATCAATGATATAAAGGATGAGAAAGCTCAGGGATTGCAGCAAAAAATCGGAGAAATAAACAAGAAATATAAACTTGGATACGAAAAGCCTAGTGTTGAAGACATTCAGGCCTGGATAGACAAGGCTAATGTATAATTGCGGAAAGATAGCAATCATTGGTGGCGGTTCGTGGGCTACGGCCATAGCCAAAATCGTGGTGGGACATACTCATCACATAGGATGGTATATGCGTCGCGATGACCGAATAGACGATTTTAAGCGACTAGGTCACAACCCTGCCTATCTGATGAGTGCTCATTTCAATGTCGATGAGATTAATTTCTTTAACGACATAAACAAAATGGCGCAGAACTACGACACACTTGTTTTTGTCACTCCGTCTCCCTATCTTAAGAATCATCTTAAGAAACTAAAGACAGGACTGCGTGATAAATTTATCGTTACAGCGATAAAGGGTATTGTTCCCGACGAGAACCTTGTATGTTCTGAATATTTCCATCAGGTGTATGATGTTCCTTATGACAACTTGGCGTGCATAGGTGGTCCGTCTCATGCAGAGGAAGTGGCATTGGAACGTCTTTCATACCTCACAGTAGGATGTTCTGACAAGGAAAAGGCACAATCGTTTGCCGATATCCTCACAAGCGACTTCATAAAGACAAAGACATCCAGCGATGTGATAGGCATTGAATATTCTTCTGTATTGAAGAATGTATATGCAATAGCTGCCGGTATATGCAACGGACTTAAATACGGTGACAACTTCCAAGCTGTGCTGGTAGCAAATGCCGTTCAGGAAATGAATCGCTTTCTTACAGCCGTTCATCCTATTGAACGAAACATATACGACAGTGTTTATCTTGGTGACCTCTTGGTGACAGGATACAGCAACTTCAGCCGTAACCGAACTTTCGGAACTATGATTGGAAAGGGATACTCTGTAAAGAGTGCACAGATAGAAATGGAAATGATTGCCGAAGGATTCTTCGGAACAAAATGCATGAAGGAGATAAATCGACACATGCACGTGAACATGCCTATTCTTGATGCAGTATATAACATATTGTATGAAAGAATAAATCCTCAGATTGAAATAAAGTTATTAACAGACAGTTTTAGATAGTTATGATCTTATAAAAGAGATCTTGAAAATTAAAGATTCAATGAAAAATATTAGCTTAGACATTACAAAGGCTGAACAATTCCTGAAATCAGGAGCTGTTGAAGCTTATGAAGGTCAGGTTAAGGCCGCTCAGGAAGCTCTTGAGAATGGCACTTGCCCGGGTAACGATTTTCTAGGATGGCTTCACTTGCCATCAAGCATCACACCAACATTTCTTGACGAAGTAGAGGCTGTAGCCAAAACAATACGTGAGAAGTGCGATGTTGTTGTTGTTGCAGGTATCGGTGGTTCTTATCTTGGCGCACGCGCCGTTATCGAAGCTCTCGGTAACAGTTTTGCATGGCTTATTGAAGACAAGAAGAACCCAACTATCATGTTTGCAGGAAACAACATCGGAGAGGATTATCTTTCAGAACTCACAGAGTATCTTAAGGGTAAGAAATTCGGTGTTATCAACATCAGTAAGTCTGGTACAACAACTGAGACTGCACTTACATTCCGTCTTCTAAAGAAGCAATGCGAAGAGCAGAGAGGTAAGAATGAAGCTAAAGATGTTATCGTAGCTGTTACAGATGCAAAGAAGGGTGCTGCCCGTACTTGCGCAGACAAAGAAGGCTATAAGTCTTTCATTATTCCTGATAATATTGGTGGTCGTTTCTCTGTACTCACTCCAGTAGGTCTTCTTCCTATTGCATGCGCAGGCTTCGACATCAAGGCTCTTGTAAAGGGTGCTCAGGATATGGAAAAGGCTACAGGTAAGGATGTTCCTTTTGCTGAGAATATTGCAGCTAAATATGCAGCCGTACGTAACGGTCTATATAGTCAGGCAGGAAAGAAGATTGAGATCATCGTCAACTTCCAGCCAAAACTTCATTTCATGTCTGAATGGTGGAAGCAGCTTTTCGGAGAGAGCGAAGGCAAAGACGGTAAGGGTATCTTCCCTGCAGCTTGTGACTTCACAACAGACTTGCACTCTATGGGTCAGTGGATTCAGGAAGGTGAGCGTTCTATCTTCGAGACTGTAATCAGTATTGAGAAGCCAAACAAGACTCTTTTGTTCCCACACGACGATGAGAATCTAGACGGACTTAACTTCCTTGAAGGAAAGCGCGTTGACGAAGTTAACAAGATGGCAGAACTTGGCACACGTCTAGCACATGTTGACGGTGGTGTTCCTAACATTCGCCTCAGCGTTCCTGAGCTCAACGAATACTATATCGGTCAGATTATATTCTTCTTTGAGATGGCTTGCGGTATCAGCGGTAACCTTCTTGAGGTAAACCCATTCAACCAACCTGGTGTAGAGGCTTACAAGAAGAATATGTTTGCACTGCTCAATAAGCCAGGATACGAGGCTGAGAGCAAGGCTATACAGGAAAAACTGAAGTAAAAATGAAAACTGTTTAGTTGTTTCAACTAACGCAATATCAAATATGGTGGATGCAGTTGAATAATTGCATCCACCTATTTTTATAATATGATACGAGAAGCTGTTACAGAATATTTAAGGCAACAAGGCATTCAAGTAATGTCTAAATCAGAAAAGTTTGGCTGGAACTTCAAATGCGTGTTATTTGACATGGATGGAGTTCTTTATGACAGTATGCCCAACCATGCAATTGCATGGCAGGAAAGCATGGCTAAATTCGGCATCAACATGACCGCAGCTGATGCGTATGCTACAGAAGGAGCAAGAGGCATAGACACTATCAAGAAGTATATGCGTGACCAACTTGGAAAGGATATCACTCTTGACGAAGCACAAACTATTTATGACGAGAAGACCAGAATATTCCACGACATGCCAATAGCTCCTATCTTTGACGGAGTAACCGACATGATGGAAAAAATCATTCAATCAGGAATGTCGGTCAACGTAGTTACGGGAAGCGGTCAGCGTCCTTTGATAGACCGACTTCTTCATGATTTCGGGAAATATCTTGATGAAGATCACATCACGACAGCTTATAATGTAAAGAGAGGCAAACCATATCCTGATCCATATCTTATAGGATTAAGAAAGGTTGGAAATCTTAAACCGTCACAGGGAATCGTTGTTGAGAATGCTCCACTTGGTGTAAAATCTGGAGTATCTGCTGGTATTTTCACGGTAGCAATCAACAGTGGTCCACTACCCGATTCTGCCTTAAAAAACGAAGGTGCAAATATACTATTTCATAAAATGACGGAGTTATCCGATGAATGGAACAATATATTCTAATTATTGCACAATCAAAATAGGTGTGCGCATTTTTTAGCAAAACTATTTTAATATAGTTTAAAATCAAAGTTGTTTATACGGGATTTACATTTCTCTTACATACATTTGTCACGGGAAAAATATAAAAAACACAATGACGGCTGAAGATTACTACAAACTTGGCAATTCTTATCGCAAGAAAGGAGACTTCAAACATGCTATTGATTCTTACATGGAAGCAATAGCTTTAGATTCCAACAGCCCTGCTGTTGAAGCTAAGAGAATGCTTGAAAGTATATTTGCTTACTATTGCAAGGATATGTATAATCCTTAAATCTTGTCATTTTCAAAAACAATT
Protein-coding sequences here:
- the lysS gene encoding lysine--tRNA ligase, yielding MNVLELSEQEIIRRQCLQELREMGIDPYPAAEFPTNAFSTEIKAEFKDDEQRDVVVAGRMMSRRIMGKASFAEIQDSKGRIQVYISRDDICPDEDKDLYNKVFKKLMDIGDFIGIKGFVFKTQTGEISIHAKEITILSKSLKPLPIVKYKDGVAYDKFDDPELRARQRYVDLIVNDGVKDTFLKRATVLRTMRNFFDNHGYTEVETPTLQSIAGGASARPFITHFNALNVDMYMRIATELYLKRLIVGGFEGVYEIGKNFRNEGMDKYHNPEFTCMELYVQYKDYNWMMTFTEELLETICKAVNNGSTEVKNGENMISFKAPFRRLPILDAIKEKTGFDLSEKNEDEIRKIAIEDLKMESIDESFGKGKLIDEIFGEFCEGTFIQPTFITDYPVEMSPLTKMHRSKPGLTERFELMVNGKELANAYSELNDPIDQEERFKDQMALADKGDDEAMIIDQDFLRSLQYGMPPTSGIGIGIDRLCMLMIGKENIQEIMLFPQMKPEAKMPQSSIKEWAEIGVAEDWGYVMRKAGFNLINDIKDEKAQGLQQKIGEINKKYKLGYEKPSVEDIQAWIDKANV
- a CDS encoding NAD(P)H-dependent glycerol-3-phosphate dehydrogenase produces the protein MYNCGKIAIIGGGSWATAIAKIVVGHTHHIGWYMRRDDRIDDFKRLGHNPAYLMSAHFNVDEINFFNDINKMAQNYDTLVFVTPSPYLKNHLKKLKTGLRDKFIVTAIKGIVPDENLVCSEYFHQVYDVPYDNLACIGGPSHAEEVALERLSYLTVGCSDKEKAQSFADILTSDFIKTKTSSDVIGIEYSSVLKNVYAIAAGICNGLKYGDNFQAVLVANAVQEMNRFLTAVHPIERNIYDSVYLGDLLVTGYSNFSRNRTFGTMIGKGYSVKSAQIEMEMIAEGFFGTKCMKEINRHMHVNMPILDAVYNILYERINPQIEIKLLTDSFR
- a CDS encoding glucose-6-phosphate isomerase; protein product: MKNISLDITKAEQFLKSGAVEAYEGQVKAAQEALENGTCPGNDFLGWLHLPSSITPTFLDEVEAVAKTIREKCDVVVVAGIGGSYLGARAVIEALGNSFAWLIEDKKNPTIMFAGNNIGEDYLSELTEYLKGKKFGVINISKSGTTTETALTFRLLKKQCEEQRGKNEAKDVIVAVTDAKKGAARTCADKEGYKSFIIPDNIGGRFSVLTPVGLLPIACAGFDIKALVKGAQDMEKATGKDVPFAENIAAKYAAVRNGLYSQAGKKIEIIVNFQPKLHFMSEWWKQLFGESEGKDGKGIFPAACDFTTDLHSMGQWIQEGERSIFETVISIEKPNKTLLFPHDDENLDGLNFLEGKRVDEVNKMAELGTRLAHVDGGVPNIRLSVPELNEYYIGQIIFFFEMACGISGNLLEVNPFNQPGVEAYKKNMFALLNKPGYEAESKAIQEKLK
- a CDS encoding HAD family hydrolase, which translates into the protein MIREAVTEYLRQQGIQVMSKSEKFGWNFKCVLFDMDGVLYDSMPNHAIAWQESMAKFGINMTAADAYATEGARGIDTIKKYMRDQLGKDITLDEAQTIYDEKTRIFHDMPIAPIFDGVTDMMEKIIQSGMSVNVVTGSGQRPLIDRLLHDFGKYLDEDHITTAYNVKRGKPYPDPYLIGLRKVGNLKPSQGIVVENAPLGVKSGVSAGIFTVAINSGPLPDSALKNEGANILFHKMTELSDEWNNIF
- a CDS encoding tetratricopeptide repeat protein; this translates as MTAEDYYKLGNSYRKKGDFKHAIDSYMEAIALDSNSPAVEAKRMLESIFAYYCKDMYNP